The genomic window GGCGTACTGCAAAAATCAATTGGAGTTTAAGTTATCATCAAAtttcagaaaataaaaacaaactatACCAAATATCAGTCGAGCTTGGTAAATTTTCGCAATTAGAATATACACAGCTTCACAAAATTGAAGAGCCAAATACAGCATAGAATacaatactattttttttctgcCATACAACAACTACCAAGAGACTAATACACAATTCTATTCGGCAACTATATAGTACAATGCTAACCAAACACAAGGAATAGAAATCAGGGAACCTAGGACCCTTTACAACTACTTACTTGCATTATTTATAGTCCATGGGACCGTGCCACATTCTAAATTGCAATTGCACAGACCTTCGCGGATGTGATGCTAATGCATGTTAGTAACAAATATAAGCTCTGGTTGGCATTTCCCAATTTCTTAACTGTTGAATAAAGTGTCTATGGTCTACCTAACAATGGCATGTCGAACAAAGCGACAGAAGCTTCTATAGTTCATAATTTACACATTACTTCAAAATATTGTGTAAAATGAAAATGTTCCCATCTTATAAGTTCTTTACCCCCTCTCTTTGCTGTCTAGGATCTAATGGCAAAACGATCCTATCTAACCTTACCACATATTCTGATAAAGATAATTGTTCCTTGACATTTTAACcaaatcttcttcttttttttatgtaaatcgGTAAGATCgattagaaacaaaaaaaaatgtcttcaGGGGTTAAAATTGATCCCACCCCACCAATTGACAGAAAATATATCAGTAAGATTTGGCAATATGCATCTAAAATTCTTCAAGCAACTGTGTCTGTCACTGTCCATCACAACATATTTGGTTTGCCAATAAATTTTGACATGCAAATTTGATCATCGATATGCCTTACAAATTACTACAAGAATACATATTTAAAAGCTTAATCAAATTCATTCACATatcaaaagattcaaaacatGTGATTATGAAGATGCTAGTAAACAAGTACAAACCTTCAAACTACCACAACAGGAGCAAGGTGTTTCCATATTGGAATCATGATCATCATCATGACATATCCTACATTCAACAATCTTCCCTGAACATTTGACATCATCCAGACCTATCTTCAACAAAGAGACATCAACTTCCGTGTTATCCACCGCCGAAGATGCAGCCTGCAACGTCCGCATTCTGCTTTCAAGCGCAGCTTCTAATGTCGATTCAGTTAGCAACCGATCGACCAGTAAATCAAAGTGATCCCCCATCTTTGCACACAACACACAATCCAATGGAATTCTATATTCAGTATACCTAATTCTCTATGTCAAGTAAAGTTCCTTCAAATTTTCtgcaaatgaaaaaaaaaaacaaagaataacATGTTAGCAACAAGCATATATAGGAAAAAATGGCAAATTATCTTTTTGAGTGGTGATAAATTAGAGAATTTTATCGATCTTAATGCAGAAATTAGATTCCTGGTTCCAATTACAATAATGAATAAATAAGTGACAAGTCAGAAACATGAAATGAAACTGAATTGAAAAGGAGGTGgaatattaaaaaagaagaaaagtttAGAAAAAGGAAAGATAGAAATAGACGACGGACCCAGATGAAGAAAAAGGAACAAGAGAACAAAAAGAGAAGAACTTTAGTAAGAGAATGAGTTAATTAAAAAGGTGGTATAAGGAAAAGGGGGGGTGGGAATATTACTTACAAGAATGAGGGGGGGATGGCATATTGTTGAAGAGAAGAAAGGGTGAAGAAGATGTTTTGTTTGGGAATGAAGCAAGCAATAGAGGGAGAAAGAGTGTTCGTAGAAAATGGAATAAGAAAGAAAGAGATGCGATATTTGCTCGTTGGTCTGTGTGAGTGGTAATGTGATGTCTATTCATGCGGTGTGTGATATGTATATAtactagagagagagagagaaatagaagaagagaagagaatagAATGTGAGCGAAGCTATGGGACCGCCATGATAATTGATCTACTACTACTTCTTCCTTTATTCACAGCTATTCTTCTCATTTCGCATTTTCTATAACTACCATCACCATGGCTGCGCATTAACATGACCCAACTCAATACTCTAAAtaaatgttttcatttttattttttagtccaATGGTCTAATTCTTGGAATTTTAGTGGGACTATTatagttcgaactccgatcattgcattttatatgtaataTTCTAACTAACTGAGTTATGGTcacacttttattttctttctttaaatTTGAGGATTACTTACCCAATGATTAATGAAAATTGGacactataataaaaaaaatcaagttccaggtaaaataaataaataacttaaaaaaaatcaagttctATGCAGAATAAACAACAAacctaaaaaaaagtattgatcTTTATCGGAGTCAATCTAATTTGGTGGTGTTTCTCTTCAATTCTGATGAATGGAGAGGAATTTTGTATCTGCAGGTTCTTTGACATTTAAGTCAGTAGGAGTGTGAAGCAAATGTCTTATGAGTAAGAATTGTGTACATGTGCCTTATGCATGAGAAGGCGTTATATAGCCTCCGACGCGGAGCTAATGTCATTAATGCAAGGATGAATTCAACGTCCTCATCATATAATTGGCAATAAAATGTCAATTATTCTAATGGTGGTCATTACGGAAGGCTTGGCTTCTTTGATCGTTGAGGATGGAAAGGCGCTTTGGACCGAATTCGGAACATGAGAGGTGATCTTCGGTGATTGGGGCTCAGGCTTAGTTCAGACAagtataaagaaaaatattaagagtaattagTCCAAAAATGAGAAAGTGTGGGAAACATTTATCTGTaatttacaatatatttttatcagtTACTTCCTAACTCCTTTTTATTTTCAGGTAGGAATGTATTCTTTCACTTTCAGCATGAAAAACATTTCGATCacatagaaaacaaaaattcgTCTTTTCCAAACTTTATAAAAATGGACTTTGGTGTAGTAAAAGCTTTGTACATAATTGGGTCTATTAGAAGCCATTTATTCGTGCACGTGAGGCATACCCTATAGATTAAAACGTCACTCTATAGTATTGTCCATGTATACTCCTATAATATAGCGTGTGAATAGGACATTAGGGTATGTGCTTATGGTTACTCAAATGCTAAgcatgattataaaaaaaaaatacaaaaaacatgAGTTAGGCCAGCTTATCAACTGCAACACGAGATTTGATCAAAGTAAAAAGTGAGAGTATTCATTCCATTTCTAATgtgtaagtaaaatttgataaaaaataaaagttatttaactaaaaatttggaccaaatataTAATTGTTTTCCACTTTTGATTTTAATTAGGAAGGAATAGAGTACATCGATATTCTCCGCATCATTGGCATTTGATCATTTACatagataaaataataaatgaaaaagagaaataataatacACGATTTACACAATTACCCATTTTATTAAGTGAATGGTGAGATCCCGTGAAGTTAGCTCAATTGATAGGGACATTGCATTTCTTCTACCTCAATGACTTTATCAGAAAAGATCCTTTCTCAATGCTCTCAAACAATGAATTAAGAGAAAAGGAATATGCCTAATTTTATATTATCAgtcaatatcaaccatgtttttcgCCACATCACCACACTTCatctcactttctttttttatatgacagacaaaataataattgtttattAAACGatcgtgtaaaaatattttacatcaaCGATACATATCCATTAAAGTCGTGAATTAATTATACCATACCAAGTGATACCGTAACGAAGAAAACCATCTATAAAAGTTATTCCAAACTTCGCAACCGGATTTTAATAAGCAAAACATTACCGTTTTATCAATTATCATgtaattcttttaatttttaaagtttcaaatatattgagtaaaaaaaattctcttcatttttttgttacaatttttttcctcTCCTTTAATTCCCAATGGGACGCATCTTAGTTTGATTTTAAATGTGTGCCTATGATACAACTCTAGTggtgagaaaataaaataacaaagaatATATCGAAGTTCAATTTTAGCAAATATTCTTCCTCCTCACTTTGTCATCCTCTTTTCCCTCGCTTTATTGCTCTTCCACCTAATTAGTGAACTAGTGACAATTAGTGGGTCcttctttcatttttaaaaatcaataaagaCTTTGATATATTTCTAAATGTAGATGTAATCAAACTAAtgaattattaaatattaaaaaggtTTCAACCATTGCATGCAATCCAAAAACAGAATCAAAACTACACATTGAGTCCATGTTGAGCCATTGACTCTTGGAGCATGTCTTTATtataattatcattatcataagaACACGAGCAATATTAGGTTAACCCACAGGCCATAACAATTATATAGTATGATACTATTAGGTTGGGAAAGGTCAAAGAATATGGACTTTCCCATGCATAAGATCACACCTTTCTCACTAGCTACATGCATTAATGCATAGCATTTTgtttaggagaatgttaacttgtgcccttaagacacatgttaaggaagcaaaaatagaaattattaaatgctaatttgtgcattttgacttttgaagcattaaatttcttgtattattaaatattgaatttctattttagtatatcttaacatgtgccttaagggcacatgttaacaagacccttttgTTTATTATGGTTTTGTTGCCCCATTCTAATAATGGAACCATGTAGTATAGTACTcactccggtccttattataagaaacactttgacaaaatcacacagaccaaggaaggtaaattttctcattaatgattctaacattttatgttatattccaaaactaacctttgactagcatgggaaataagtctctctaattaatgcactagcattataatgaattatttgattgtatttaataagggtacaaatgaaattgtgtcaaagtgtttcttataaaaagaaccaaataaaaattccaaagtgtttcttataaaaaggaccggagggacgTACAAGTTACCAGATTCGTATTAATATTAGCGTGCAGGTGAACGACCAAAATTAATGGATGTGTTTAACTGGTGGGaacaatatattattagaaGTGCTGCATGACGAGACTAGTTTTGACTTAAGTGTATAATTAACCaaaaaactatattaaaaaaattgacacaatttttatatatcatGGGCAATTCAATTGATGATTCATAagtatagtatatattttttttttgttaattctcTGATTCTAATGAGAAGAGGTCCGATTAAGCCTAGATAAATAAAGACTTACTAAAAATAGTTATCACTAGAAGAATTCATTAAACACAACACTTACGACAATGTTTTAATTTATAAGTATGGTATGTTGTCACCAATAATTACAACTCAACATGGTTAACTACGCTTTTTAATTATCAATCACGATTTAAATTttagtaatatatatttgattgaACATAAATTAATTGTGTGGTTAATTATCTTTGATGGATCATAACACCTTATATACACACAAGATGGAATGACAAGGGTTTCTTTTATCTTAATCATCAAGATCTCGAATTTGATCTCGAGTTTGATCATGCAGCAATGTTAAAACTATTAAGAAAATTTATTAATAGTTAgttagttcagtggtgattgacgctgaacttggtagggagaaccacAGTTCaatcccccacaactgcgatcgggagagggctgaaaccacttgatgccagaactgaccttcgaaccagattaaactgatagtgaaaataaaataaataaaaaatattaagaaaattttgtcgctcaattaaatttcacataatttaatagattaatttttaccGTTGCTGATAGAAATATTCAATTtatacacataaaaaaaattaaaataccatattatattcattaactatttaatttactcaataaatttattgaataaataatatattgaatttatattataaactaaatatataAGCCATtcaattgatgttttttttataattgtgataaaatttacaatttttatttgaaaataccaCATGAAGTAAACTTGGgtcaaaagatgaaaaatgcCAACGTGGCAACAAAGTTTTACTCCATCCATGACCATGATAGTGTGATGATAGTGACAGTAGTATTTTATGGAAGAAAGGGCGTTTCAGTCTTTTGAAACGAAAGGTGTAACGATTTTCTTCAACAAACTTTGATTATTAGATCCAATAAACCAACGCCACGTTTAATCTTTCATCTCCCGCCAAATCTCAAGCTTTCAACAATGGCGTCGTTCCGCTTTTTCCTCTCCTTTCTGTTTATCTTCTTCATTCCTTTCTCCACCGCCATTCCTCGCGAAGTTATATACGACGCCGCCGATGTTCTCACCGATGCAGGCTACGTTTCCATGTCGCTCACACTCGAAATCATCGCCGAACCGCTTCTCGAACAATCACCTTCCGCAACCGTTTTCGCTCCCTCCGATTCCGCTTTCAAGAAATACGGTCAACCTTCACTCGATCTACTCCGTTTCCACTTCGTTATGTTACCGCTTCCGTTTCAAAGTTTCCGGCGACTTCCTGCCGGCGCTAAACTTCCAACGATGTTCACCGGTCAGTCTCTAACCGTCACTACTTCTCCTCCCGATCACGCTATCTCTATTAACAATATCAAAGTTACACCATCTCCGATCTACGACGACGGAATTTTACTGGTTTACGGAATCGATAGATTCTTCGATACTGGTTACGAGTACAGAGGTCCTAATCAAAGACCTAATTCCAATCCTATTTCATCATGTACAGCAATGAATCGCACTATGAACTCTTCCAATTCCTTCGATCAAGCCGTTGAAATGTTAAAAACTAGCGGTTACTCTGCTATGGCTTCGTTTCTCGGAATGCAACTCTCCGGTGACATAAGTCGGAACGGAATCACGGTGTTTGCTCCGACAGATGTGAATGTGATAAATCGTATCGTTGAGTTTCAAGACTATCCTTCTTTCTTTCGTCGCCACGTGGTGCCTTGCAAGTTTGTGTGGGACGATCTGGTGAATTTCGGCGATGGAACGGTGTTGCCGACGTTTTTGGAAGGGTTCACCATCAACATTTCAAGATCCGGTGGTGTTTTGATTTTTAACACTGTGCCGGTTTTCTTTCCGAATGCATTCGACAATGATAGGGTTGTTGTTCACGGTGTTAGTGATGTTCTTACTGTGCAAGATGAAGCTACTACTAGTAGTGATGTTTTCTCTGAGGATGATCAGAATGTGTTTGATCCTGGTGAATTTTGAAGTTGCtttcaagttcttttatttgattCTATCAAATTTTCATTACTGTATATGTTTCTGCTACCAAAAGCATAGTGATTTTAACTGAAATATTTCTTTGATTGTTCAGATATACCTTACTGAAATGAATAATATGATGCTTTCATTTGGATAAGATTTGAACCCTTCTttactttcattttttaatgaatGCAGAACCTTCCAATGACTCTGTAATGAAAATATGTTGAGTTGATAACCTGTAATTCTAAAACGTCTTAATACTAAGTGTGCGCTTGATTTGCAGTGAGTTTAGCGTAGTTGTGTGATTGAGTATTATCGAAATCTTTGCATAAGTTACACTTAAaagtttcaacaaaatcacagtGTCACCGCGATTTTATTAAATCAGCAGTGAATCCAAGCTCGCACTTAGATGCCTCTTACAGTTGTGAACATGAATCTGTATATTGTTATACTCCCTTGTTTTGGCATTATTTATTCACAGCATTCACTCTTGTACTCATCTCTTCCCCCAtagtttttgtttcttatacCTTGGTGTAAAATTGTGGAGAACACATTATTCATTTATCTATTTTTGCTGGAAATGTAAACAAGAAAATGAcaagtattatatatatatatgaacaaaCTAAGTAGTACACTAGCTTTTTCTATTAACTTCGAACTCAGGCGGCAGCTTCGCTCCACCTTTGCTTCTTCCTTTAGTATATAGAGTACAGTAAAAACAATAGTAGCTTGCTTCTTTATCAACAAATATTCTATTTTACAATCTATACTTCACTAATTGCATTTGGCAATACTAAATTTGTGCTATTCTGGTTCTTGTTAAATCtgctctttattttttcttttaaggaTAGCTTCACAGACACTTCTCCCCTTTGGGGGCGGTTTGCATATAGTATCCACAGAACAAGGCAGAGCAGAACACCGACTGAAATGAGTCCCAGTCCTACATTAATAATCTTGAGGTAATGCTTTAATGGAGGACAGTAACTTGAAGTTATTCCAGTGAATGCATCCCTGACAAAATTGCAATTCTGAAGGCTAAGTAAGAGTGGAGCATAATGTTCCAATGCATAGCTTTCCTTAGCTGCGGCTGCGAATTGCTCGTAAATTTCTGGGGTCACCCTACCAACTGTAGTGCAAATACCCGATTCAGATACCTCACATACATAATTCTTCCAGACCTGAAAATTTTAAACAAACAGATTTAATGTGATCCTCTGTATATCATTTGCAGACAGAGAGATTGAAACATGATACAAAAATTTAGAACAATCCAAGAGCAAAACTTAGAGGTTATTCTTCAATCCAATTTCCCTATGTCGATGTTTCTTTATTCAGCTAACTGATTGGCAAATCATCAAAATAGTTAGAAAGTTTCTATTATGTTTTTAGCTATAAATAACCATTTTAGAATAATACACAGTCAACCATGTAAGTACACCAACACCAACAAGTCCAGGTTTTAAATGCCATTAGATCGTCTAACACTAGCAccaataaaagattttaaaaaaaacttagagCCTAACCACCAGTTTTCATTTGGTACCCATTTTTGAATGTGGTGGAAGGCCCTATTTGGATCAATCAGCCACTCATTAAAAGTTGCATGTAGAAACAAACTTTCTATAATCCCGTGTGTATCATTTATTTACATGAAACAAATGACTTTATAAAGAGATGAGAATAATACCATTGAAGCATTGGCAGAAGAAACTTCTTGGCTTCCGCATTGCCGTTCTCGTAGTTGATCGTCAAAGGGATAGCATAGTGTCGGCATAAAAGGCCCAGACTGATTGTAAAAACCTGGATTACCTTGTGTTACATTTACGTTTGCAAAACTATAGATGGCCGTGTTGACAATACTTGCAATATTGGTGACAACTTGTTTGCTTTGAGTAAGTGTTTTGTTTGTTGTTCTCTGATCGACACATGGAAGGACGTCGCTAAGAGCAGATTCTCTGTGTGGATTTTCTACCCATTCTCCCATAGCCATGCAGGTATCAGAAATTGTACTGCAATAGAGTATAATTAATTTACTCGTGTCAGGTTAAGTTGTTGCTATGAATTTTTTACCCGAAGAcaaaaatttctataatttaaaGATAATTGGATCTGAATTCAATATTATTGTGTCAGGTTTTATTATGGGTTAAGTTAAAAGTTTTAATTGAAGTAAAAGGGTAAATAAAGGATTCAATTCATATCAATATATTAAGCTGAAAGCTGTTATTAAATTATAATTGCTTACTTATTAAGGATCATGAATACTCCGCAAAGAATGAATGTGGTTGCAACCAGTAACCATCCAGTGATAACAAATCTGCAAAACATTTGTATATCagaccaaaaaatataaaaaattatcctTCAGATAGCTAGGCATAGCAAAGGTCATGTCAAGAGACCATAAGCAAACATTACTTACAAGATGATTGCGTGTTGATATCCAAGGAGAGATAGGActgccaaaaataaaataaataaaaagacgtcattataaacaaaacaagAGTTCTCTCggtataagtataaaaaataaaattagctCAGTTTACTTATGAGGTTGTTATGATCAACACATACCTAGTCCAGTTAGAGCCAAGATAAAAATCACTCCTGCCATAACAAACAGAGCCAGTCGCCTACAAAATATTCAGAGTTTAGCATCATATACCGGGATGGAATATTAAATTCTAGCAATAAGAGGTCTCGGTTTAACGATTGCATACACATTATTGAATACTCTTCTAATCTTAACAGAATTTTCATCTGTCTTCTCAGAAAGTGTATCTGCTGCAGTATTTAGATCCACATTCAACTTATCAATACCATCCAGGACATCAGATGGAAGGGGTATCTGGTTAACATAGATTGTTTTTGCAAGGGAAAGATACTCTGTGACATTTCTTAGAGTCTGCACTGCATAGTCTGATTGATTGACAAAAAAATGGAGGGTATCCAAGGCCTCGCCGTGGAACTTATTCTGCCCAACAGAAAGGAGGATACATCCAGTCCTGTGTGATCAAGAGAATGAGACATGTTATTACCCACAGTTAAATTTCTGATGGATAAAACATCAAGCAAGCATAGCCAGAAATTTCACTTGTGCAGCATGAATTTTCTCATAATTCCGAATCAATAAAATCATGTTTTTATCAAACTATTATATGTTGCAATTCTTTCATGGAAAACTATAATAAACATCCACGACATGTATATAGATTATGAATCACAAATAATGAAGCTTGTCTTACAACCAATCATGAAAACAAATGATTATATAACAAGCATCCAAACAAGAAGATAAAAACAGAACATTAAAATGAAGTAAAAATGCTTACGCTGCGGCAAAGGTGAATATTAAAAGCAATATAAGACAAATCCTTTGTGAGCGATTAGATCCTTTGTCCTTGATGTTAATCCCCCATCCACAGCATAGATGAATCACAAGTGCCAAGCCAAATGAGACGAACCATAAGACAGCAAGAATGAAACCTGTGGCACCGGTGAATCCAACTGACTGCAAATATAACACTTGACTTAGTCAGAAACTACCAATCTTCGGACAGTATAACAACGAAATAGACGAACAACAGACTTGTAACTCGGCAAGAGACATAGCAGTTTCAAGGAgatcaaaaataaagaaaacgaaatgaaaaattaagttaaaGTTACAGAAACTATATACTCTCTTCGGCCTTAAATATTTGGACTGTGTAtacttttttgcttatatttaaggtcGGGTCGGGGGGAGTTACATCTTCAGATGTCAATTATGCAGCAATATGGCCATTGATTTCATCACACAAAGAACAACAACAATGGTACTATTACACATATATACAAACTAAGATCAAAGTAAACGGTAAACACCACTTGTTCATTACTTTCAAAGGTCGTCATATTTTTACATTTCCTAAGAACATCTAAATCGAATATAGGCAAACAGTTAAGACATCATACCGGAACTTCATATCTCACAAATCACAATAGAATTAGTACTAAAAACATAATAAGCCATTCATCTATTCTAGAAAAACGGTGATAAACAAAGGAACCATAATAGTACTTACAGCCCAATAATGTCGATCTGAAATATCCCAACCACCGTGATAACGATGAAAACCTCGAAGAACATCAGGTCTATTAGTCCTATTTGCGGCCAGAATAAGAGTATTCTGACCTTGAGGCCCTGGTGCTGGAGCCACTTGTGTGGCTTCATTTTGCAATGAACCCAAATTCACATCTCCTCCATCTGAAAAAGTAGAAACAAAATTACACATCAAAAAGATTAATCAAAACCAGAATAAGCCAACAACATCATAGAAATGCAACAACATCAT from Trifolium pratense cultivar HEN17-A07 linkage group LG1, ARS_RC_1.1, whole genome shotgun sequence includes these protein-coding regions:
- the LOC123902738 gene encoding putative fasciclin-like arabinogalactan protein 20 gives rise to the protein MASFRFFLSFLFIFFIPFSTAIPREVIYDAADVLTDAGYVSMSLTLEIIAEPLLEQSPSATVFAPSDSAFKKYGQPSLDLLRFHFVMLPLPFQSFRRLPAGAKLPTMFTGQSLTVTTSPPDHAISINNIKVTPSPIYDDGILLVYGIDRFFDTGYEYRGPNQRPNSNPISSCTAMNRTMNSSNSFDQAVEMLKTSGYSAMASFLGMQLSGDISRNGITVFAPTDVNVINRIVEFQDYPSFFRRHVVPCKFVWDDLVNFGDGTVLPTFLEGFTINISRSGGVLIFNTVPVFFPNAFDNDRVVVHGVSDVLTVQDEATTSSDVFSEDDQNVFDPGEF
- the LOC123902739 gene encoding uncharacterized protein LOC123902739, with protein sequence MSVFFCRKPTMKTIFFNGFSFLLLIFVVLLSLSSISALSSTGSINHHNKFFIDGGDVNLGSLQNEATQVAPAPGPQGQNTLILAANRTNRPDVLRGFHRYHGGWDISDRHYWASVGFTGATGFILAVLWFVSFGLALVIHLCCGWGINIKDKGSNRSQRICLILLLIFTFAAATGCILLSVGQNKFHGEALDTLHFFVNQSDYAVQTLRNVTEYLSLAKTIYVNQIPLPSDVLDGIDKLNVDLNTAADTLSEKTDENSVKIRRVFNNVRLALFVMAGVIFILALTGLVLSLLGYQHAIILFVITGWLLVATTFILCGVFMILNNTISDTCMAMGEWVENPHRESALSDVLPCVDQRTTNKTLTQSKQVVTNIASIVNTAIYSFANVNVTQGNPGFYNQSGPFMPTLCYPFDDQLRERQCGSQEVSSANASMVWKNYVCEVSESGICTTVGRVTPEIYEQFAAAAKESYALEHYAPLLLSLQNCNFVRDAFTGITSSYCPPLKHYLKIINVGLGLISVGVLLCLVLWILYANRPQRGEVSVKLSLKEKIKSRFNKNQNSTNLVLPNAISEV